The DNA segment GTAACTtgtagccatagtagactatcaagtgaggcagttaagatcaaaacagatccctatggttaaggttttgtggaagagtcagtcagtggaagagtgcacctggaagtcagaacgggacatgtatagtaagtacccttatctattcaatgtgtaatcctaTACTTTATTTTGCCTtgtataaaattcgaggacgaattttctataaggagggaagaatgtaacacccctaatttttaaatttattatttttgggtaaatattgatatttattttatttgaattttaggaaattatttgaaatttttcagattttagaaatcgggttcgattttctaaaaataaaaactttgatgatttttaaaaattaatttaaagaccacgtggcaaaactaaaaatatatttggagtctacgaatttttttgagttttctagagttttttcgaaatttttgggcctcgttttcggtcccaaggcagagtaaaaatttaaaattttgtatcctgaatcgaaccagccgaatcgaactggaccggatcggaccgatcaaaTGGGACTgacctttcttttcttcttcttctcttccccgcgcgtcccgaccatccttcctctctctcccgttttctctctcctccctcctcctcaGGCTGCGCTgccgccacccagccctcccTACCTCGCCGGCGCGTCACCCCAGCCTTCCCCCATCGCCGGCCGCTGCCTGGAACGCCGGGAAAACGCGTGTGAAGCCACGCAACATGTAGCGCGCCTTTTCGGCTTCcaggccaaaattcggccgattcGGTCACCGATTGGGCCgaatcttgtgtcaaacaccatctacacctcgagagttttccatagacaccaaaaacACTAAAATCCATTTTGATCAATTTTTgtccgagaagttttagcccattttgacttttgggctagatttcttgtaaatcgtgaaccccacgagaaaaccgagagtaccagagtgctccactcgtcgagagcttcgtggcaatataaatatcaaaattttccgatgctgttttttggtgggtcccacgaaacttcgtagtatttttccaagcattaaatgagcttagaaaattccgtaaaatttatgtactaacccccgtgttgtgggcttcgtataggtatcttcaattcgcaaaAATTTGACAGTTGTCCGAGTCTGTAAATTTCcgaccagacagaccggctaccgaaaaagtcttagaatcagatcgagattttggctaccccaccattgtcagacgtcccgagggcATCCCCAGAGttggaattggcataggtaaacccgaaccttgctttttcgtaattttctagtgcttaaatgagattaaaaatccgtaaaatattcgtggtagctcagaaaattatgattctttttgcattagcctagtaatattgctaaggcccgtggggcaaagttttagaatttttagagtttatttgggtggTTTTTGcagaaagggtcaattataaaggctaaactataattttacatattgtgattgatgactgtttggatgggcccaggaggggctgtgtaatatgattgagttgtgggtgtatggttggtagatatagaagtgtattttaaacccatttacaggttgggtaggttctaggtataggggagactctgccagattttcggcacgacttaggacgtatttggtattTTCTtggttgtattgagtcaattgtattaaacaattgtaataaaattgtcaggtgagccgggacagccttcttcctccgcccagccgccacagtgactgctgtcaagtctgtgagtaaaatattaattttaattataatttcgatattattatatatttaagcatgcccatgcatcacttatatgtatgtatctatgtagttaaactctaggcacgttttatgatgtattcacaactgttaaagtgccatgaatgttgttgtagtaatttggagcagtgtgcgtgcattggcgtgcgtgtgatgtggtgttgactatggataggacgggtaaacacggcttgagatcttcgctgggacccggtccttcggggtagacacggcttgagttctttgctgggaccccgatttggttatttaagtggaagtccgagctgagttcttcgctggcacaggttggattaagagagctgtataagggatcagctcccatatatgtattgtttgacattatcgggtgtgtgagtgctccaaattacctttttgctattatgatgtgaaaatattactgatgttgtatttcactctacagggtgcattagctttagatagttatagagattatggttaaaattgatattttactctctgagtcgaactctcacttctgttcaatatttttccaggccacaggaggatatttttaaggttaacctgcttttctccctcgcaggtcgtctattaatgtttgtataaacctgttaactcttagaattcctgcatgtgttagaaatatttatttgaattggatctgtaatataaattgtcattttggacctgtaaacttattatcttatgcatgtgtgttgggctagatgagggagctgagcttccatttatttttatgttgttatgagtatgtggagggtaagctgagctccccaattaattttatattgtgtttacaggtcgggtgagtcaaaaactccccgttgaaaaggtccactttatggccgaactctgtccgattgaattcttgaaattgaacccaaatgggccttagagttgggttaaggaatagttaagcttacaacaggtctcgggggctttaggctggcccaggtcatagtgccggtccggcccataggttgagtcgtgacatCAAATTTGTCCTTAACTTTTGGAAAtgcttaaataaatttattttattttcttatttaataaatttatttttgttatACAATTGAGTCTGATAAAAAATTAAACTCAAAATCtcatattattttaatatcacTGAATTAAATCTcattaatcataatttttttatttaattttaaataatttaatttttaataaaattaaaataatattttttatttttaataatataatgttgtttttattatttataaatattaaaaattatttattatttcaattaaaatgaaaaataaaacctATAACACACCCATAATAAAAGACAAACTCAAAACTTGATGATTCTCTTCCCATGATCTTCCATTTTAACAAACACAAACTGAATCAACAAATTAAAATGAAGAAATTACAGATAGAGATACTAAGGGAAAGAGCATAAGGATTAGGGATTATGCAAAGAAGGTAGTGGTGATGATATGCGACATCACATATCATTACATATCACTcacttaataaatttatattcgagagtaattatttttttaatttttctattaaaagaaattaaaaggggCAGATTTGACTAACAAAGAATCATACATGTTATTAAACATCATCAACTAAAGGCCTAGAATTTACATAAGATAACTCTTCTGCGTCATAAACCGAATTATGCTTGTAGTTCTCAAATCTCTCCCCTTCACCCCATAATGCAAAAGCTTCCTCTCCATGGATGGCATCGTCGCCTACTTGCAACTCATCATCAGACGACCTTAGAGGAACCATTAATCCGATAAACCAACAAATTAAGCTAGTGGAAACAATGTTTAAGCATATCACAAAAACAATTCCTGCTAGTTGAATTCCCATTTGTCTAAATCCAGCAGTAGTTTGGCCATTTTCGAGACCATATGCTAAGCCAATGTATTTTTCCCAAACGGTTACCATGTAGAAAAAGCGACATAATTTTGGGACGGAGAAAAAACCGGTGAGAATGCCTCCTAGGCTGCCTGCAATGGCGTGGGTGTGGAATATGGCCATGGGATCGTCAACTTCTCTTAGGAGCTTAACCTTCTTGTGGAGAACCATCATTGTGTACCATGGAATGCTTCCTGACAGTGTCCCCATTAGCATGGCTGCCCATCCCTGTACAACTCCTGCTCAAGGTTGCATTTTCAGAAATCAATAATTTCTTTTCTGAGTAGTAAATTGTTGCAAACTCAATTATGGAAGGAAACGGTGGAACGAAATGGAAAAAAGGGATTGAAGTGCATATTATTGAAATCACCTGCAGCAGGAGTGATGCAAACCAGACCAGTGATCATGCCCTGTATGGCACCAATGATAGAGGGCTTTCCGAAGAAAAGCGTATCCAGAAGGAGCCAGGTGAGTATGCTAGTGGCTGTGCAGACGTGGGTGTTAAGGACAGCCAGAGATGCATCGACGCTGGCGACGAAGGGACCGCCACCATTGAATCCGCTCCACCCCATCCAAAGCAGACCTGCACCTGCAAGCATCAGAATTATGTTGTTGGGTGGGAACTTCTCTCTGTCCTTCTCACTTCGAGGTCCCACCtggattattaattaattatattaatcaaTTTTGTTCTATCTTATCAAAATCACAGTCGTAGCAGTATAAGAAATTACTGGTAATTACATGAACATATTTGTTTGATTTTATAATCGGAGTTTGAACTTGAGATTAAAATAATCAGAAGctctaatgaaaaaaaaaatgcaactaTATACGGAGGATTTGCACTGATGCTTACCCACCATGCAGCAGTGAAACCAGCTACACCAGCGGAGAGGTGAATAACATAGCCTCCTGAAAAATCAATAATCCCAAGTTTGGCCAGCCACCCATCTGGGCACCATATACTAAACGCTGAAATTGTATACGAGAATGTTAGCCACAGTGGCACGAACAATACCCAGGCACGAAAATTCATCCTCCCAAGAAGAGAACCACCGATCAATATCAGCGTTATACAAGCAAACACGCCCTGGAAAAACACCATTGTAGCTGTGGGAAAGGAGCCTAGAAATGGTTTCCCTAGCAAGAACTTCTCGTCCAATGCAACAGCAGGAGTTCCTATGAAGAAGGCTAGTTTTTCACCAAATGACATGCGGTAACCCCACCCTGCCCAGCATACAAGAACTGCTGCAAAGGCATAAAAGGCCATGAATGCTGAGTTTATAGCCCATTTCTTCTTTACCATGCTTCCATATAGGATTACAAGGCCTGGTATGCTTTGCAGGCCCACCAGGGTAGCTGCAGTGAGCTGCCATGCATTGTCGCCTTTGTTCAACCACTCGGGACTAGCCTCGTCAGGCAACAGGTTAGAAGGAAGGtccataaatatatattttttttcttggtGAAGAAGAAGTATAAGTTACAAAGAATATATGGTTAGGGAGAGAGAGGAGAAAAGGGTATAAAATGGTTTGTATATTTATGGACTGTTAAAGGCCGGCTAGAGAGAGGCATATTTGGCTTGGACTTTGTACTTTCTTAGCTTGATAGTTTCGATGGACTAGAAGAGACCAACCATGTAAGGCCATCTATAAACTGTAATTCACAAACAATTACCGACATTTGTTAGTTTCTACGGTTTACTCAACATAGCAAATGCTGCAAGCACTCATGGATTTCTCTGTTTTTTTTATGAGAAATTCTTGTTTGGTTATAAGCTTTCctcctccattttttttttccaaatttccttgaaaattttttatgatagtgattttattttttcaaataattcaaaatgGGGTGAAACGCTTTTCATAATCTCATTGATATTTTGCTTTTGATGCATATCTTGGAATTGATCATACTGATTATGCATTAAGATTTGACTTGCTCTTATGATCTTGGAACTAACTTTAATAATAAGTAAATTAATTAGTATCTTTcagggaagaagaggaagaagtaaACAACTGATTCAGTCTACTGAGCCTCGGCATTTTCTCTTGTCTCGAAGCATAGgggttttttttttaaacaaatataaaaattaatagaaaaggtgACAATATCGGAGCTCAGGAGATGTTTATGGAACAAACATACCCTCTTAGAAGAAATTAGCCACGCAAAACAAAATTGCTTATGGCTCTTTCACATTACCCTCTCAAAACTGAGAAACAGGTATATATCCGACCAACACATTTTAGGTAAAATtatgataaattttatataaaaatacatGTATTTATTGATCGAGTATTTATACAATAGATAAGAAATTTCCCTTAAAACTGTTGGACGTGgaggtaattaaaaattttttaaaataagatatttcataatttttaaattttataaattttttattatttagaaagaatttttttttaaaaagtattTAGAGGTTTTGAAAAGGAAATCTTATTAACCCCAACGAAATTATGTGTATGATCGGGGACCTGCCTCAAAAgctcttaaaattaaaattttatttataattttttttttcaaaattactaTTTACCCTTgaaaagtttttaaattaaaattttacatataaattttagagtttttttttaattattatttgcctatttaatatttttattttttgttttgacCTCTTTACTTTTATGTAAATTTCATTAATATTTTCATATTATCTAATTTTGAttacttaatattttatattttatcaaaattttatttaatttttcttaatatttatctTTGACTAATCTCtaaaaactttaaaaaattaccaattcttctaaatttaaattcatgAGTTCTTAAACtctgaaaaatcttttaataatgTCTCTGGTTAACTTGCTTAATTCAttggattaaaaaaataaaaatacatttaTGTACTACAATCAGTATCTTTGAATGGTgagatttatattttataatgaaagttattaaaatgaaatgattattttttttcattatataatttattaattattagcaTTATTCGATTGGCCTCCTATATATAAAGTGAAAAAATAAATTCTTTGATAGCCAATTTTTGCCAATGACTTTGAAAATCAAAAGCATGCAGTAATTATGGGGGTGCCGTGTCCATTACAAATTTGAAGAAAAAGCATCAACTCTATGCTTTGGAAAATGGGCACCAAAGAAATTCAATCAACCATTACTTTCAATCATCTATTATTCATAGTCTTCCTTAATTTACCCTCTAAATTATATTAACGCCTTTCCCTTTGAATCTCTAATGGTCAACACTTAATTAATTCATGgattgaattttaatttcttttttaattatttttaacgtAAATGTATAGAAGAAAAACTTAATTTTAAGCCATGATTATGATACCTTGCCAGGCATCATATCAATCATAAGTCCTGAATAATTGTACGTATTGCAGTGGTACCAATATCCCAAAACGCATGGCATACGTTTGACTTTTTAATTGCCTTATTTCTAACCTTTGAACCATCTTTCTACATATAGCTTGATTATTGGACGAGCTCTACCCACTTTGAGAAACTGCATGTCTGAAGAGTGGCTTAAGTAGCTGTTCCTTTGTGGGTTTGCTAATCTAATTTGATTTGAAGATCTTTGACAGAATTCCATAAAGGAAAGATGGGAGATGTGTTAACTGAGAAGCAGATTATTGAGTTTCAGGAAGCTTTTTGTCTGCTTGACAAGGATGGAGATGGTAATTAATGATTTTATTTACGGTATTGTTTGTTAAGCTGATCAGCTTCTTGGTGTGATTCTTAATTATTTGCAATAATTGTTCTTCATCCCTTTTCTTGCATACGGAAGAAAGAATGATATATgtgttcatcttcttcttcttttagttGTCGAACTCACAATAATTAAGATTATTTGTTGATTTATAAttgatatatatgtatatatataggtCGCATTACTTTCGAGGAATTGGCGACTGCAATCAAGTCCTTAGAGCAAAATCCGACAGAAGAAGAATTGCAGAGCATGATTAATGAGGTAGATGTTGATGGTAATGGAACGATAGAGTTCGGGGAGTTCTTGAATCTCGTGGCAAGGAAAATGAAGGTAAGCAAAAATAACTAGCTATCTGGCCAAaataaaaatgaaggaaaaagaaTGAGCTTCATTTTAATAGTACTTGGAGTCATATTTAAGACTATTAGATCTCGAGTTTAAGTTTTAATTAGAGctaattatataaaaaagaaGAGAATATATATAATGACAAATTAATGGTCTGGTTCTTATAGGAAAGTGACGCAGAAGAGGAATTGAAAGAAGCATTCAAAGTGTTTGACAAGGATCAAGATGGCTATATTTCACCTAATGAGGTTGATGAATTAATTTTCTAATGTctgtattcttcttcttcttcttctctcttactCTTAATATTACATGCAGTTGAGGCACGTAATGATAAATCTTGGAGAGAAACTGACTGATGAAGAGTTAGAGCAGATGATCAAAGAGGCTGATTTAGATGGAGATGGCCAAGTTAATTACGAGGAATTCGTCAGAATGATGCTTGCTGTTTGATCATATTAACAGATCCACACAACTTCTAGCTTTAAATAAACTTATCAAACCCCACGTATGGTCCTATACTATCATTTCTTGCACATCCTTTACTCCAATTTGTACATTCTTCTAGTAAATAATAAAGTGCACTAATAGCAATTTCACCTTGaaattagaaaaattaaatttactattttataaataaagctactatttaataattaatatatatatatatagtaattagAAATCTTTAAAAGAAAAAAGAGGTGTAAACTTCAACTTTACAAGGCATATATTCCACCATTAAATTAAAGTATCAGTTTAAGATTATCCATTAAATTCAACATTTTTAATTCTTCTATTTATACCCACAAAGATTCAACCAAGAGTCctttcaaattaaaattgaattggaaataatcaaaatcaatattgAATTAGATTAAAAATAATTGGTTTGATTTCAATTCAAATCAAAACTGATGgatttgattaaaattgaaatcaaacCAAAATTGGAACTAAGAAACTTTTAATATCAAGTTCAATCTCTTTAAATCTTGAACTTGAACTTGCGGTTCACAAATGGAATCAAGACTTGGCCACCCCTACACCCACATACACGTAAAGAGATATAATTGCATTTCCTTGCATCTCCTTGATGCATCTCATGCTCATAGATGTAAGAAGTGGGGTTAAGAATTATTCGATTGAAATCTAATAAATGgatcaaattaatttaatttaaaattttattttaatttaatttattaaaatattttaaaatattgactCTAATACAAACACTAATAATTAAGGAATACTTaaaaaacaaagagagaaattattgtgttgacttttttttttttatggaaatgttgaattggaaaattcaaaatttaaaatttcgatGTGATTTTGTAGACTATAATGATATTGATcttacttttattaaaaaaaaaattgacttgaTTGGTTTCCCCTCCTAATCAAAGGGGGGATTATGATTATTGATTTTTCCAGAGACCTTTGAACAAATATGATTTGGGCCAGCCGGGGTCTTGGCCCTTTGTCCTGCTTGCCCCAATTGGGCTAGAAATTTTTTATTCAACTTCCATTGCATAGTCCCTTTGatcttttttccctttttaaaaacaaaaataggtttaattataaaaaaaaaaatcttattgtaaattttaaattttaattttaatagaatttttaaatttatgttaattatagaGCACTTTAATTTTTCAGATCATTGATATTGGTTGAAATGgcactaaatttaaaaaaatatatataataataataattggttttaattattttttattaattattatctaaaactcactttaaatcataataattaaattaataattatgttatttataatttaattatctatatatatatatatatatatatatacgagtTGTCTAGTGAATTTATGAACAAGTAATACAGTAATAattcataataaaaaaatatattttatttttatatatttttaatttttatgtaattatatatttttttcatatatattatAGATACAGTATCATGTAAGTAATTCTGTCTATCGATTGATCGGGAACTTAACATGTACAACAATTgacataaattttaaaaatttatatgaaaaattaaaaaacattAAAAGTTTGAGCTatgtttaaatattaataaacattGTAAAAAAGTTTCTTAATATATAGACAAATTTATATTTGATTATGttcataatatatattaattatttattacattttaaaattatttattaaaatatcatataatttaattttcaaaattttacttcaaataatatattaattatttaacttttgaattaaattatttcatataatCAACAACTTATGCGTAAATCAAGATTAGGGATGTCAAAGTAGAGTCAATATATATGTTATGGTGAAGATATATATGTTATTTTAATACGAAGAACATAATAAACGTATCATCAACATAGATAATTAACAAAAACACATACTTAAACTTTGGTTTTCCAATAGATGAACTTCCCAACAaagttaattaataaataatatttttttatc comes from the Hevea brasiliensis isolate MT/VB/25A 57/8 chromosome 5, ASM3005281v1, whole genome shotgun sequence genome and includes:
- the LOC110671308 gene encoding ammonium transporter 2 member 4-like, with product MDLPSNLLPDEASPEWLNKGDNAWQLTAATLVGLQSIPGLVILYGSMVKKKWAINSAFMAFYAFAAVLVCWAGWGYRMSFGEKLAFFIGTPAVALDEKFLLGKPFLGSFPTATMVFFQGVFACITLILIGGSLLGRMNFRAWVLFVPLWLTFSYTISAFSIWCPDGWLAKLGIIDFSGGYVIHLSAGVAGFTAAWWVGPRSEKDREKFPPNNIILMLAGAGLLWMGWSGFNGGGPFVASVDASLAVLNTHVCTATSILTWLLLDTLFFGKPSIIGAIQGMITGLVCITPAAGVVQGWAAMLMGTLSGSIPWYTMMVLHKKVKLLREVDDPMAIFHTHAIAGSLGGILTGFFSVPKLCRFFYMVTVWEKYIGLAYGLENGQTTAGFRQMGIQLAGIVFVICLNIVSTSLICWFIGLMVPLRSSDDELQVGDDAIHGEEAFALWGEGERFENYKHNSVYDAEELSYVNSRPLVDDV
- the LOC110671317 gene encoding calmodulin-like protein 11, with the protein product MGDVLTEKQIIEFQEAFCLLDKDGDGRITFEELATAIKSLEQNPTEEELQSMINEVDVDGNGTIEFGEFLNLVARKMKESDAEEELKEAFKVFDKDQDGYISPNELRHVMINLGEKLTDEELEQMIKEADLDGDGQVNYEEFVRMMLAV